The following proteins come from a genomic window of Carassius auratus strain Wakin chromosome 18, ASM336829v1, whole genome shotgun sequence:
- the LOC113118441 gene encoding uncharacterized protein LOC113118441 — translation MSVYTGEGMSWAERAEPMMEKTCIILWKNLNKVPAAVMSEIKQEWPFLFSQKCLFSHFNLLMDVDVLQKLQEEISRRGQTILDYCATLDNPKIRDVLACYDPDSDKAACILLLLMLYFREPKESLMLEVDSCATAVGVNTAELPGTPCLIIQGDMMKPSGWLISIKGHVVMGPHPLFLHGVAAFFSSYYVFNLEYPTAGSSTLEFIQRCFLGINPERGSKTKKRTTMNPHVSTLLRKLIDFEWAS, via the exons atgtcTGTGTACACAGGGGAAGGAATGAGTTGGGCAGAGAGAGCAGAACCAATGATGGAAAAGACATGCATCATCCTGTGGAAAAACCTTAACAAAGTGCCTGCTGCAGTGATGTCTGAGATCAAACAGGAATGGCCATTTCTCTTCTCTCAGAAATGCCTATTCTCACACTTTAACCTCCTGATGGACGTTGATGTCCTTCAGAAGCTACAGGAGGAAATTAGTCGAAGAGGACAGACCATCCTGGATTACTGTGCAACACTGGACAACCCAAAGATCCGTGATGTTCTGGCCTGCTATGATCCAGACTCTGACAAGGCTGCCTGCATCCTGCTGCTCCTAATGTTGTACTTCAGAGAGCCGAAAGAGAGTTTGATGCTTGAAGttgat TCATGTGCCACTGCTGTGGGCGTCAATACTGCAGAACTCCCCGGAACCCCGTGCTTGATCATTCAAG GTGACATGATGAAGCCCTCTGGATGGCTTATATCCATCAAGGGACATGTCGTGATGGGCCCACACCCTTTATTTTTACATGGAGTAGCTGCTTTCTTCAGCAGCTATTACGTATTCAACCTTGAGTATCCTACCGCTGGATCTTCGACACtggagttcattcaaag GTGCTTCCTGGGCATCAATCCTGAAAGAGGCTCAAAGACCAAGAAGCGGACAACAATGAACCCTCATGTGAGCACCCTTTTGAGGAAACTTATTGACTTTGAGTGGgcatcatag